The Spirulina subsalsa PCC 9445 region GCTAGAGGGTGTAAAACAGAGAATTGTCAATGGCGATCGCACGACCCAAGCTATAGCCCTGCAAGAAACGCTAAACTACGGAGAAGAGGGTCGCCGCGTTCTCTATCAAGTCCTCAATCATAGTCAAGGGACACTACAAGAGTCCGCTTGGCGTATTCTGTGGGACAATGCCCAAAATGAGCAGGAACAGGAAGAATTACGGGCTTATCTTCCCCTGAGTTCCGTGTTAGGTGTAGATCATCAAAAAAAACTCCTCACCTATGCCCACGTTTTACCCAAAGTCAAACTCAGTCGCGCCAACTTACGGGGGGCGAATTTACAGGGCAAAAATTTACTAGAGGCCAACTTAATTGAAGCCATTTTAATTGGGGCGAATTTAGAAGGGGCGGAATTGAGTTGTGCAGACTTACGCGGGGCGAATTTGAGTAACGCCAATCTACGACGAGCGAATCTAAGCGGGGCGAATTTATGTCAAGCCACACTCGAACGCAGTAATTTAGAGCAAACCTACCTCATTGAGTCCATTCTCAAAGGGTGTGATTTAGTCGGGGCAAATTTAACCGGGGCGAATCTCACTGACGCGAATTTACACAGTGCTAACTTGCGAGAGGTGAATTTTAGTCAGTCGTTTCTCAGTCGGGCGAATTTCCGGGAGGCCTTTCTCTGTCAAGCGGACTTATCCGATGCGGATCTTCGACGGGCGGTTTTAAGTAATGCCGACTTGCGGGAGGCGAATTTAAAAAATGCCAATCTCCGGGGGGCTAATTTGCGCGGCGTGAATTTACAGGGCGCTTGTGTAGAAAATACCCGCTTTGGGGAGAATCGTTGGTTTTCTACAATGGTTTGGTTAGATTTGGAAGCGAGAGGGGCGATTTTTGAGAATTGATGAGCATTAAACCAAACCACTCTTTTTCATCAACCCATCCCTGAATCGGGTTTAAACCCTGTTGAGTTAAATATTCGGGTAATGTTTGCCAGTTAAACTTACGAGAAATTTCTGTATGGATGGTTTCTCCTGCTTTAAAATCCAAGTTTAAGT contains the following coding sequences:
- a CDS encoding pentapeptide repeat-containing protein codes for the protein MTPNVNQPNSNDAVLGGMAIPLEGLVLGGLEGVKQRIVNGDRTTQAIALQETLNYGEEGRRVLYQVLNHSQGTLQESAWRILWDNAQNEQEQEELRAYLPLSSVLGVDHQKKLLTYAHVLPKVKLSRANLRGANLQGKNLLEANLIEAILIGANLEGAELSCADLRGANLSNANLRRANLSGANLCQATLERSNLEQTYLIESILKGCDLVGANLTGANLTDANLHSANLREVNFSQSFLSRANFREAFLCQADLSDADLRRAVLSNADLREANLKNANLRGANLRGVNLQGACVENTRFGENRWFSTMVWLDLEARGAIFEN